Proteins encoded together in one Festucalex cinctus isolate MCC-2025b chromosome 8, RoL_Fcin_1.0, whole genome shotgun sequence window:
- the LOC144024144 gene encoding uncharacterized protein LOC144024144, with the protein MLQSFAQPQDWLYSEPLLFDEEFCQILMKDLQSLPTPPQSPPLKAGASGSGGSPLSSGDQLSFVSDILLEDHDMHLNWNCAFIHDKEGGGGGGGGRPPSPSLEEEDEDAAMSADDGLWSCLASDKKLAAAAAASVLGSSPLLSDMDTSIFEGLAGSTLDCQSLLGGQQTPEATSDYYSAGGDASMYSSSDSEEEIDVVTVGRCASSRQLKQEEEEEEEEEEEEEQRRALRRHHFEIQLQHNYAARRPASPPPSNKRSRAHHASSSARHRRRHHHHHHHHPAETEDEEERRRTHNVMERQRRNELKNCFVRLRDNIPELSLNDKASKVVILKKARDCIHHLEDGARRLQARHDKLRAKQEELKARLRQLRTLARS; encoded by the exons ATGTTGCAAAGCTTCGCCCAGCCGCAGGACTGGCTCTACTCGGAGCCGCTGCTCTTCGACGAGGAGTTCTGCCAAATCCTGATGAAGGACCTGCAGTCGCTGCCCACGCCCCCGCAGTCGCCCCCCCTCAAGGCGGGCGCCAGCGGCAGCGGGGGGTCGCCGCTCTCCAGCGGCGACCAGCTGAGCTTCGTGTCCGACATCCTGCTGGAGGACCACGACATGCACCTCAACTGGAACTGCGCCTTCATCCACGACAAGGAGGGGGGAGGCGGCGGGGGAGGGGGgcgccccccctccccctccctggaggaggaggatgaggatgcGGCGATGAGCGCCGACGACGGCCTGTGGAGCTGCCTGGCGTCGGACAAGAagctggcggcggcggcggcggcgtccgtGCTGGGCTCCAGCCCGCTGCTGTCCGACATGGACACCAGCATCTTCGAGGGGCTCGCCGGATCCACGCTGGACTGCCAGAGCCTGCTGGGGGGCCAGCAGACGCCCGAGGCCACGTCGGACTACTACTCGGCCGGAGGGGACGCGTCCATGTACTCGTCCAGCGATTCCG AGGAGGAAATCGACGTGGTGACGGTGGGCCGCTGCGCGTCATCCCGCCAGCtgaagcaggaggaggaggaggaggaggaggaggaggaagaggaggagcaacGCCGCGCTCTCCGGCGCCACCACTTTGAGATCCAGCTGCAGCACAACTACGCCGCTCGGCGCCCGGCCTCCCCGCCGCCGTCCAACAAGCGCTCCCGCGCGCACCACGCCTCGTCGTCcgcccgccaccgccgccgccatcatcatcatcatcatcatcacccggCCGAgacggaggacgaggaggagcgtCGGCGCACGCACAACGTGATGGAGCGCCAGCGGCGCAACGAGCTGAAGAACTGCTTCGTGCGCCTGCGCGACAACATCCCCGAGCTGTCGCTCAACGACAAAGCGTCCAAGGTGGTCATCCTGAAGAAGGCCCGCGACTGCATCCACCACCTGGAGGACGGCGCCCGCCGCCTGCAGGCCCGCCACGACAAACTGCGCGCCAAGCAGGAGGAGCTCAAAGCGCGACTGCGCCAACTCCGGACGCTCGCCCGCtcctga